A region of Malaclemys terrapin pileata isolate rMalTer1 chromosome 5, rMalTer1.hap1, whole genome shotgun sequence DNA encodes the following proteins:
- the ANKRD50 gene encoding ankyrin repeat domain-containing protein 50 isoform X3, which translates to MLNQLHIKSSGCFLYLERVLDGVVENFIMLREIRDIPGTLNGLYLWLCQRLFVRKQFAKVQPILNVILAACRPLTTTELYHAVWTKNMTLTMEDFQRKLDVLSKVLVDGLGNTKILFHYSFAEWLLDVKHCTQKYLCNAAEGHRMLAMSYTCRAKDLTPLEAQEFALHLINSNLQLETSELALWMIWNGTPVKDSLSTLIPKEQEVLQLLVKAGAHVNSEDDRTSCIVRQALEREDSIRTLLDNGASINQCDSNGRTLLANAAYSGNLDVVNLLVSRGADLEIEDTHGQTALTLAARQGHTKVVNCLIGCGANVNHTDHDGWTALRSAAWGGHTEVVSALLYAGVKVDCADADSRTALRAAAWGGHEDIVLNLLQHGAEVNKADNEGRTALIAAAYMGHKEIVEHLLDHGAEVNHEDVDGRTALSVAALCVPASKGHASVVSLLIDRGAEVDHCDKDGMTPLLVAAYEGHVDVVDLLLEGGADVDHTDNNGRTPLLAAASMGHASVVNTLLFWGAAVDSIDSEGRTVLSIASAQGNVEVVRTLLDRGLDENHRDDAGWTPLHMAAFEGHRLICEALIEQGARTNEIDNDGRIPFILAAQEGHYDCVQILLENKSNIDQRGYDGRNSLRVAALEGHRDIVELLFSHGADVNYKDADGRPTLYILALENQLTMAEYFLENGANVEASDAEGRTALHVSCWQGHLEMVQVLITYHADVNAADNEKRSALQSAAWQGHVKVVRLLIEHGALVDHTCNQGATALCIAAQEGHIDVVQILLEHGADPNHADQFGRTAMRVAAKNGHSQIIKLLEKYGASSLNGCTPSPVHTMEQKPLQSVSSKMQSLTIKSNSSGSTGGGDMQPTIRGLSNGPAHAFSSPSESPDSTVDRQKSSLSNNSLKSSKNSSLRTTSSTATAQTVPIDSFHSMSFTEQIQQHSLPRSRSRQSIVSPSSTTHSLSQNHNSPSSEFEWSQVKPSLKSTKANKGGKTENSSKSGSAGKKIKPSSSSQPKVLEYEMTQFDKRVPVAKSGTSVPLKSTPAEPQCKILVPPSQQEVGRPQQQFLIHQQSGEQKKRNGIMTNPNYHLQSNQVFLGRVSVPRTGQERGLQEVLEGYPPAETELSLKQALKLQLEGTDPSFNYKKETPL; encoded by the coding sequence ATGCTAAACCAGCTTCACATCAAAAGCAGTGGTTGCTTTTTATATCTAGAACGTGTCCTAGATGGAGTTGTGGAAAATTTTATCATGCTAAGAGAGATCCGTGACATTCCTGGAACACTAAATGGCCTATATCTCTGGCTTTGTCAGAGGCTTTTTGTAAGAAAACAGTTTGCAAAGGTCCAGCCCATTCTGAATGTAATTCTTGCAGCTTGTAGGCCATTGACTACAACAGAATTGTATCATGCAGTGTGGACCAAAAACATGACATTGACTATGGAAGACTTTCAACGCAAACTAGATGTTCTGTCAAAAGTTCTTGTTGATGGGCTAGGAAATACTAAAATTTTGTTTCATTACAGTTTTGCAGAATGGCTGCTGGATGTAAAGCACTGTACACAGAAATATTTATGTAATGCAGCAGAGGGACACAGAATGTTAGCAATGAGTTACACTTGTCGAGCAAAGGATTTGACACCATTAGAGGCCCAAGAATTTGCATTGCATCTAATTAATTCAAATTTGCAGTTAGAGACTTCTGAGTTGGCTTTGTGGATGATATGGAATGGCACACCAGTCAAAGACTCTTTGTCCACTTTAATTCCCAAAGAGCAGGAAGTACTACAGCTGCTAGTAAAAGCTGGTGCTCATGTCAACAGTGAAGATGACCGTACATCTTGCATTGTACGACAAGCTCTGGAAAGGGAAGATTCCATTCGGACCCTGTTAGATAATGGAGCATCAATAAATCAATGTGATTCAAATGGGAGAACATTGTTAGCTAATGCTGCATATAGTGGCAATCTTGATGTTGTTAACTTACTTGTTTCTAGAGGAGCAGATTTAGAAATAGAAGATACTCATGGGCAGACAGCACTTACTTTAGCTGCTCGACAAGGACATACCAAGGTTGTCAATTGTTTGATTGGATGTGGGGCTAATGTAAATCACACTGATCATGATGGCTGGACAGCACTACGATCTGCAGCTTGGGGTGGACACACCGAGGTGGTTTCTGCACTCCTTTACGCTGGAGTCAAAGTGGATTGTGCAGATGCTGACAGTCGAACAGCCTTGAGAGCAGCGGCATGGGGAGGACACGAAGATATAGTGCTGAATCTGCTACAACATGGAGCTGAAGTCAACAAAGCTGATAATGAAGGTAGAACGGCTTTGATTGCAGCAGCATACATGGGACAtaaagagattgtggagcaccTCCTTGACCATGGTGCAGAGGTAAATCATGAGGATGTGGATGGAAGGACTGCTCTGTCTGTTGCTGCACTTTGTGTACCTGCTAGTAAGGGGCATGCTTCAGTGGTTAGCCTTTTAATTGACCGTGGTGCTGAAGTAGATCATTGTGACAAAGATGGTATGACTCCACTGTTGGTAGCTGCCTACGAAGGGCATGTAGATGTTGTTGACTTACTTCTAGAAGGAGGAGCTGATGTGGATCACACTGACAATAATGGCCGTACACCCCTTCTGGCAGCAGCCTCTATGGGCCATGCTTCAGTTGTAAATACTCTTTTATTTTGGGGTGCTGCTGTGGACAGCATTGATAGTGAAGGGCGAACAGTTCTTAGTATAGCCTCTGCCCAAGGTAACGTTGAAGTAGTACGGACTCTGCTGGACAGAGGCCTAGATGAAAATCATAGAGATGATGCAGGATGGACACCTTTGCACATGGCAGCTTTTGAAGGTCACAGGTTGATATGTGAAGCACTTATAGAACAAGGTGCTAGAACAAATGAAATTGATAATGATGGACGTATACCTTTCATACTGGCTGCACAAGAAGGTCACTATGATTGTGTACAGATATTACTGGAAAATAAATCTAACATTGATCAGAGAGGCTATGATGGGAGAAATTCTCTCCGAGTTGCTGCTTTAGAAGGTCATAGAGATATAGTTGAACTACTTTTCAGCCACGGAGCAGATGTAAACTACAAAGATGCTGACGGCCGACCAACACTTTACATCTTGGCATTAGAAAACCAGCTTACAATGGCAGAGTATTTTTTAGAAAATGGTGCAAATGTAGAAGCAAGCGATGCAGAAGGAAGGACAGCACTCCATGTTTCCTGCTGGCAGGGCCATTTGGAGATGGTGCAGGTACTGATAACATACCATGCTGATGTGAATGCTGCAGACAATGAGAAGCGATCTGCTTTGCAATCTGCTGCTTGGCAAGGCCATGTGAAAGTAGTTCGGCTTTTGATTGAGCATGGAGCCTTAGTTGACCACACCTGTAATCAAGGTGCTACTGCACTCTGCATTGCAGCACAAGAAGGACACATTGATGTTGTGCAGATATTACTGGAGCATGGTGCTGATCCGAATCATGCCGATCAATTTGGACGTACTGCTATGCGTGTTGCAGCAAAAAATGGACACTCTCAGATTATTAAATTACTGGAAAAATATGGTGCATCTAGTCTAAATGGCTGCACTCCATCACCAGTCCACACAATGGAGCAAAAACCCTTGCAGTCAGTCTCTTCAAAAATGCAGTCATTAACAATAAAATCAAATAGTTCAGGGAGCACTGGTGGAGGAGATATGCAGCCTACTATACGTGGTTTGTCTAATGGGCCTGCTCATGCTTTTAGTTCTCCCTCAGAATCTCCAGATTCTACAGTGGACCGCCAGAAGTCGTCCTTATCAAATAATTCGCTGAAAAGTTCCAAAAACTCTTCTCTGCGTACTACGTCATCTACAGCAACTGCCCAGACAGTGCCTATAGATAGTTTTCATAGTATGTCATTTACAGAACAAATACAGCAGCATTCACTGCCTCGTAGCAGAAGCAGGCAGTCAATTGTTTCTCCTTCTTCCACAACTCATTCCTTAAGTCAGAATCATAATTCACCTAGTAGTGAATTTGAATGGAGCCAAGTAAAACCTAGTTTGAAATCAACtaaagcaaacaaagggggaaaaacagaaaaCTCCAGCAAATCTGGATCTGCCGGGAAAAAAATCAAGCCGAGCAGCTCCTCTCAACCAAAAGTTTTAGAATATGAAATGACTCAGTTTGATAAACGAGTACCTGTTGCCAAATCTGGAACCAGTGTGCCACTTAAATCAACGCCAGCAGAGCCACAGTGCAAAATTTTGGTCCCTCCATCTCAGCAAGAAGTTGGTCGACCTCAGCAACAATTCCTAATTCACCAACAGAGTGGGGAACAGAAGAAGCGAAATGGAATAATGACAAACCCAAATTATCACCTTCAAAGCAATCAGGTTTTTCTTGGTAGGGTTTCTGTCCCACGAACAGGACAGGAGAGAGGACTTCAGGAAGTTTTGGAAGGCTATCCTCCTGCAGAGACAGAACTAAGCCTTAAGCAAGCCTTAAAACTTCAGCTTGAGGGAACTGACCCAAGTTTCAACTACAAGAAGGAAACACCACTGTAA
- the ANKRD50 gene encoding ankyrin repeat domain-containing protein 50 isoform X2: protein MKPPQQSLFLLVDSIDEGCNVAEGEQTSTGISGTIAELLADHYEFFPPWLLLLCSARKQSKTVTKMFTGFRKISLDDLRKAYIVKDVQQYILHRLDQEEALRQHLTKETAEMLNQLHIKSSGCFLYLERVLDGVVENFIMLREIRDIPGTLNGLYLWLCQRLFVRKQFAKVQPILNVILAACRPLTTTELYHAVWTKNMTLTMEDFQRKLDVLSKVLVDGLGNTKILFHYSFAEWLLDVKHCTQKYLCNAAEGHRMLAMSYTCRAKDLTPLEAQEFALHLINSNLQLETSELALWMIWNGTPVKDSLSTLIPKEQEVLQLLVKAGAHVNSEDDRTSCIVRQALEREDSIRTLLDNGASINQCDSNGRTLLANAAYSGNLDVVNLLVSRGADLEIEDTHGQTALTLAARQGHTKVVNCLIGCGANVNHTDHDGWTALRSAAWGGHTEVVSALLYAGVKVDCADADSRTALRAAAWGGHEDIVLNLLQHGAEVNKADNEGRTALIAAAYMGHKEIVEHLLDHGAEVNHEDVDGRTALSVAALCVPASKGHASVVSLLIDRGAEVDHCDKDGMTPLLVAAYEGHVDVVDLLLEGGADVDHTDNNGRTPLLAAASMGHASVVNTLLFWGAAVDSIDSEGRTVLSIASAQGNVEVVRTLLDRGLDENHRDDAGWTPLHMAAFEGHRLICEALIEQGARTNEIDNDGRIPFILAAQEGHYDCVQILLENKSNIDQRGYDGRNSLRVAALEGHRDIVELLFSHGADVNYKDADGRPTLYILALENQLTMAEYFLENGANVEASDAEGRTALHVSCWQGHLEMVQVLITYHADVNAADNEKRSALQSAAWQGHVKVVRLLIEHGALVDHTCNQGATALCIAAQEGHIDVVQILLEHGADPNHADQFGRTAMRVAAKNGHSQIIKLLEKYGASSLNGCTPSPVHTMEQKPLQSVSSKMQSLTIKSNSSGSTGGGDMQPTIRGLSNGPAHAFSSPSESPDSTVDRQKSSLSNNSLKSSKNSSLRTTSSTATAQTVPIDSFHSMSFTEQIQQHSLPRSRSRQSIVSPSSTTHSLSQNHNSPSSEFEWSQVKPSLKSTKANKGGKTENSSKSGSAGKKIKPSSSSQPKVLEYEMTQFDKRVPVAKSGTSVPLKSTPAEPQCKILVPPSQQEVGRPQQQFLIHQQSGEQKKRNGIMTNPNYHLQSNQVFLGRVSVPRTGQERGLQEVLEGYPPAETELSLKQALKLQLEGTDPSFNYKKETPL, encoded by the coding sequence GTTTTCGAAAAATAAGTCTAGATGATCTCCGAAAGGCATATATCGTGAAAGATGTGCAGCAGTATATTCTCCATCGTTTAGATCAAGAAGAAGCACTGAGACAACATCTCACAAAAGAAACTGCAGAAATGCTAAACCAGCTTCACATCAAAAGCAGTGGTTGCTTTTTATATCTAGAACGTGTCCTAGATGGAGTTGTGGAAAATTTTATCATGCTAAGAGAGATCCGTGACATTCCTGGAACACTAAATGGCCTATATCTCTGGCTTTGTCAGAGGCTTTTTGTAAGAAAACAGTTTGCAAAGGTCCAGCCCATTCTGAATGTAATTCTTGCAGCTTGTAGGCCATTGACTACAACAGAATTGTATCATGCAGTGTGGACCAAAAACATGACATTGACTATGGAAGACTTTCAACGCAAACTAGATGTTCTGTCAAAAGTTCTTGTTGATGGGCTAGGAAATACTAAAATTTTGTTTCATTACAGTTTTGCAGAATGGCTGCTGGATGTAAAGCACTGTACACAGAAATATTTATGTAATGCAGCAGAGGGACACAGAATGTTAGCAATGAGTTACACTTGTCGAGCAAAGGATTTGACACCATTAGAGGCCCAAGAATTTGCATTGCATCTAATTAATTCAAATTTGCAGTTAGAGACTTCTGAGTTGGCTTTGTGGATGATATGGAATGGCACACCAGTCAAAGACTCTTTGTCCACTTTAATTCCCAAAGAGCAGGAAGTACTACAGCTGCTAGTAAAAGCTGGTGCTCATGTCAACAGTGAAGATGACCGTACATCTTGCATTGTACGACAAGCTCTGGAAAGGGAAGATTCCATTCGGACCCTGTTAGATAATGGAGCATCAATAAATCAATGTGATTCAAATGGGAGAACATTGTTAGCTAATGCTGCATATAGTGGCAATCTTGATGTTGTTAACTTACTTGTTTCTAGAGGAGCAGATTTAGAAATAGAAGATACTCATGGGCAGACAGCACTTACTTTAGCTGCTCGACAAGGACATACCAAGGTTGTCAATTGTTTGATTGGATGTGGGGCTAATGTAAATCACACTGATCATGATGGCTGGACAGCACTACGATCTGCAGCTTGGGGTGGACACACCGAGGTGGTTTCTGCACTCCTTTACGCTGGAGTCAAAGTGGATTGTGCAGATGCTGACAGTCGAACAGCCTTGAGAGCAGCGGCATGGGGAGGACACGAAGATATAGTGCTGAATCTGCTACAACATGGAGCTGAAGTCAACAAAGCTGATAATGAAGGTAGAACGGCTTTGATTGCAGCAGCATACATGGGACAtaaagagattgtggagcaccTCCTTGACCATGGTGCAGAGGTAAATCATGAGGATGTGGATGGAAGGACTGCTCTGTCTGTTGCTGCACTTTGTGTACCTGCTAGTAAGGGGCATGCTTCAGTGGTTAGCCTTTTAATTGACCGTGGTGCTGAAGTAGATCATTGTGACAAAGATGGTATGACTCCACTGTTGGTAGCTGCCTACGAAGGGCATGTAGATGTTGTTGACTTACTTCTAGAAGGAGGAGCTGATGTGGATCACACTGACAATAATGGCCGTACACCCCTTCTGGCAGCAGCCTCTATGGGCCATGCTTCAGTTGTAAATACTCTTTTATTTTGGGGTGCTGCTGTGGACAGCATTGATAGTGAAGGGCGAACAGTTCTTAGTATAGCCTCTGCCCAAGGTAACGTTGAAGTAGTACGGACTCTGCTGGACAGAGGCCTAGATGAAAATCATAGAGATGATGCAGGATGGACACCTTTGCACATGGCAGCTTTTGAAGGTCACAGGTTGATATGTGAAGCACTTATAGAACAAGGTGCTAGAACAAATGAAATTGATAATGATGGACGTATACCTTTCATACTGGCTGCACAAGAAGGTCACTATGATTGTGTACAGATATTACTGGAAAATAAATCTAACATTGATCAGAGAGGCTATGATGGGAGAAATTCTCTCCGAGTTGCTGCTTTAGAAGGTCATAGAGATATAGTTGAACTACTTTTCAGCCACGGAGCAGATGTAAACTACAAAGATGCTGACGGCCGACCAACACTTTACATCTTGGCATTAGAAAACCAGCTTACAATGGCAGAGTATTTTTTAGAAAATGGTGCAAATGTAGAAGCAAGCGATGCAGAAGGAAGGACAGCACTCCATGTTTCCTGCTGGCAGGGCCATTTGGAGATGGTGCAGGTACTGATAACATACCATGCTGATGTGAATGCTGCAGACAATGAGAAGCGATCTGCTTTGCAATCTGCTGCTTGGCAAGGCCATGTGAAAGTAGTTCGGCTTTTGATTGAGCATGGAGCCTTAGTTGACCACACCTGTAATCAAGGTGCTACTGCACTCTGCATTGCAGCACAAGAAGGACACATTGATGTTGTGCAGATATTACTGGAGCATGGTGCTGATCCGAATCATGCCGATCAATTTGGACGTACTGCTATGCGTGTTGCAGCAAAAAATGGACACTCTCAGATTATTAAATTACTGGAAAAATATGGTGCATCTAGTCTAAATGGCTGCACTCCATCACCAGTCCACACAATGGAGCAAAAACCCTTGCAGTCAGTCTCTTCAAAAATGCAGTCATTAACAATAAAATCAAATAGTTCAGGGAGCACTGGTGGAGGAGATATGCAGCCTACTATACGTGGTTTGTCTAATGGGCCTGCTCATGCTTTTAGTTCTCCCTCAGAATCTCCAGATTCTACAGTGGACCGCCAGAAGTCGTCCTTATCAAATAATTCGCTGAAAAGTTCCAAAAACTCTTCTCTGCGTACTACGTCATCTACAGCAACTGCCCAGACAGTGCCTATAGATAGTTTTCATAGTATGTCATTTACAGAACAAATACAGCAGCATTCACTGCCTCGTAGCAGAAGCAGGCAGTCAATTGTTTCTCCTTCTTCCACAACTCATTCCTTAAGTCAGAATCATAATTCACCTAGTAGTGAATTTGAATGGAGCCAAGTAAAACCTAGTTTGAAATCAACtaaagcaaacaaagggggaaaaacagaaaaCTCCAGCAAATCTGGATCTGCCGGGAAAAAAATCAAGCCGAGCAGCTCCTCTCAACCAAAAGTTTTAGAATATGAAATGACTCAGTTTGATAAACGAGTACCTGTTGCCAAATCTGGAACCAGTGTGCCACTTAAATCAACGCCAGCAGAGCCACAGTGCAAAATTTTGGTCCCTCCATCTCAGCAAGAAGTTGGTCGACCTCAGCAACAATTCCTAATTCACCAACAGAGTGGGGAACAGAAGAAGCGAAATGGAATAATGACAAACCCAAATTATCACCTTCAAAGCAATCAGGTTTTTCTTGGTAGGGTTTCTGTCCCACGAACAGGACAGGAGAGAGGACTTCAGGAAGTTTTGGAAGGCTATCCTCCTGCAGAGACAGAACTAAGCCTTAAGCAAGCCTTAAAACTTCAGCTTGAGGGAACTGACCCAAGTTTCAACTACAAGAAGGAAACACCACTGTAA